In Janthinobacterium rivuli, a single genomic region encodes these proteins:
- a CDS encoding transporter substrate-binding domain-containing protein yields the protein MKMTTLFYAKFVACALAATCALGAAADAGAQTLGDLIKKGKLTIGVVSGTPPFGSIDAKGAPVGYDVDVANLIGKYLNLPVEVVPLTAPSRVPSLESGKVDFLVATLAPTPERAKTLMFTMPYSAFELAIVAPVGGKFKALADLKGKKVGVTRGTTNDTALSRMAPAGTAIVRFEDDATVTQALLSKQVDAVSIPSTMALDIIKTRGAGKIEVRFSYSLQPNSMAVRRGDFELHQWLNNFIYYVKLNGELDAIARKWSGAPLPALPTF from the coding sequence ATGAAGATGACGACACTGTTTTACGCGAAATTCGTGGCTTGCGCGCTGGCCGCTACGTGCGCCCTGGGCGCGGCGGCCGACGCCGGCGCCCAGACGCTTGGCGATTTGATCAAGAAGGGCAAGCTGACCATCGGCGTCGTCAGCGGCACGCCGCCGTTTGGCAGCATCGACGCCAAGGGCGCGCCCGTTGGCTATGACGTCGACGTCGCCAACCTGATCGGCAAATACCTGAACCTGCCCGTGGAAGTCGTGCCGCTGACGGCGCCGTCGCGCGTGCCGTCGCTGGAATCGGGCAAGGTCGACTTCCTCGTGGCGACCCTGGCGCCCACGCCGGAACGGGCCAAGACCCTGATGTTTACCATGCCCTACAGCGCCTTTGAACTGGCCATCGTCGCGCCGGTCGGCGGCAAGTTCAAGGCCCTGGCGGACTTGAAGGGCAAGAAAGTGGGCGTGACGCGCGGCACCACGAATGACACGGCGCTGAGCCGCATGGCGCCGGCCGGCACGGCCATCGTGCGTTTCGAGGATGACGCCACCGTCACCCAGGCCTTGCTCAGCAAGCAGGTCGATGCCGTCTCGATTCCCAGCACGATGGCGCTCGACATCATCAAGACGCGCGGCGCCGGCAAGATCGAGGTCCGCTTCTCCTACTCGCTGCAACCGAACTCGATGGCCGTGCGCCGCGGCGACTTCGAGCTGCACCAGTGGCTCAACAACTTCATCTACTACGTCAAGCTGAACGGTGAACTCGACGCCATCGCGCGCAAGTGGAGCGGCGCGCCGCTGCCGGCGCTGCCGACCTTCTGA
- a CDS encoding amino acid ABC transporter permease: protein MISDFSWDNLQFLLEATRWTIGLSLIVFITGGIAGFAVALLRTARSPFLRFISALYIQLVQGTPVLIVLFLTYYGLALFGYKLSPIIAAGAAMTIFASAYLGEIWRGCIEGVQRQQWEASAALALNRYQQLRYVILPQALRHSLPPTVGFMVQIIKNTSITSIIGVVELTRAGQLVSNATFLPFIVFPIVALIYFAMCYPLSRYSHSLERKFHAHR, encoded by the coding sequence ATGATCAGTGACTTTTCCTGGGATAACCTGCAATTCCTGCTCGAGGCCACGCGCTGGACCATCGGCCTGTCGCTGATCGTCTTCATCACGGGCGGCATCGCCGGTTTCGCGGTGGCGCTGCTGCGCACGGCGCGCAGCCCATTCCTGCGTTTCATCAGCGCCCTGTACATCCAGCTGGTCCAGGGCACGCCGGTGCTGATCGTGCTGTTTTTGACCTATTACGGCCTGGCCCTGTTTGGCTACAAGCTGTCGCCGATCATCGCGGCCGGCGCGGCGATGACGATCTTTGCCAGCGCCTACCTGGGCGAGATCTGGCGCGGCTGCATCGAAGGCGTGCAGCGGCAGCAGTGGGAAGCGTCGGCCGCGCTGGCGCTGAACCGCTACCAGCAGCTGCGCTACGTCATCCTGCCGCAGGCGCTGCGCCATTCGCTGCCGCCGACCGTGGGCTTCATGGTGCAGATCATCAAGAACACTTCGATCACCTCGATCATCGGCGTGGTGGAACTGACGCGGGCAGGGCAACTGGTCAGCAATGCGACCTTCCTGCCGTTCATCGTCTTCCCCATCGTCGCCCTGATCTACTTCGCGATGTGCTATCCGCTGTCGCGCTACAGCCATTCACTGGAAAGGAAATTCCATGCCCATCGTTGA
- a CDS encoding amino acid ABC transporter ATP-binding protein, with protein sequence MPIVDIDNISKSFGANHVLKGVSFAVERGQVIAVIGRSGSGKSTMLRCINGLETIDSGSIVVAGHTLTARQERLLDLRKDVGMVFQSYNLFPHLTVEENVMLAPRIVKKVPDAQGRATALRVLKQVGLDHKREAYPEQLSGGQQQRVAIARSLAMEPQVMLFDEVTSALDPELTQEVLKVMEELAQAGMTMLLVTHEMEFARRMADVTVFMHQGLVWESGPSEAFFSNPQTPEARQFVGAGAIK encoded by the coding sequence ATGCCCATCGTTGACATCGACAATATCAGCAAGAGCTTCGGCGCCAATCACGTGCTCAAGGGCGTGTCGTTCGCCGTCGAGCGGGGCCAGGTGATCGCCGTGATTGGCCGCAGCGGCTCGGGAAAAAGCACCATGCTGCGCTGTATCAACGGCCTGGAAACCATCGACAGCGGCAGCATCGTCGTGGCCGGCCACACGCTGACGGCGCGCCAGGAACGCCTGCTCGACTTGCGCAAGGACGTCGGCATGGTCTTCCAGAGCTACAACCTGTTCCCCCACCTGACCGTGGAAGAAAACGTCATGCTGGCGCCGCGCATCGTCAAGAAGGTGCCCGACGCCCAGGGGCGCGCCACGGCGCTGCGCGTGCTCAAGCAGGTGGGCCTGGACCACAAGCGCGAAGCCTATCCCGAGCAGCTGTCGGGCGGCCAGCAGCAGCGCGTGGCCATTGCCCGTTCGCTGGCGATGGAGCCGCAAGTGATGCTGTTCGACGAAGTGACGTCGGCGCTCGATCCGGAACTGACGCAGGAAGTGCTGAAGGTGATGGAAGAGCTGGCGCAGGCGGGCATGACGATGCTCCTGGTGACGCACGAGATGGAGTTCGCGCGGCGCATGGCCGACGTCACCGTCTTCATGCACCAGGGATTGGTGTGGGAGAGCGGGCCGTCGGAAGCCTTCTTCAGCAACCCGCAAACGCCCGAAGCGCGCCAGTTTGTCGGCGCGGGAGCGATCAAGTGA
- a CDS encoding sugar kinase yields MMKLDVVTYGEAMAMFVAEQTGDLAAVAHFTRRLAGAETNVAIGLARLGLKVGWLSRVGDDSFGRFIRASVQAEGVDCSRVVAVASQSSGFLLKEKAENGADPLVEYFRKGSAASRLAPEHFDPAYFLSARHLHATGVAAALSATSLAFAGQALDFMRANGRSVSFDPNLRPSLWPSQAVMVEQINRLAAKADWVLPGLGEGKILTGHDLPHDVAGFYLQQGARLVVVKLGAEGAYYRTAEGDSGMVAGERVANVVDTVGAGDGFAAGLVSALLEGLPLAQAVGRGNRVGAFAIQVAGDMEGLPTRAQLDALDPS; encoded by the coding sequence ATGATGAAGCTTGATGTCGTCACCTACGGCGAGGCGATGGCGATGTTCGTTGCCGAGCAAACGGGAGACCTGGCGGCCGTGGCGCACTTTACGCGCCGCCTGGCCGGCGCCGAGACGAATGTCGCCATCGGCCTGGCGCGCCTGGGCTTGAAAGTCGGCTGGCTGAGCCGGGTCGGCGACGACTCGTTCGGCCGCTTCATCCGCGCCAGCGTGCAGGCCGAAGGTGTCGATTGCAGCCGGGTCGTCGCCGTCGCCAGCCAGTCCAGCGGCTTCCTGCTCAAGGAGAAGGCCGAGAACGGCGCCGATCCGCTGGTCGAATACTTCCGCAAGGGTTCCGCCGCCAGCCGGCTGGCGCCCGAGCACTTCGACCCCGCCTATTTCCTGTCCGCGCGCCATTTGCACGCCACGGGCGTGGCCGCGGCGCTGTCCGCCACCAGCCTGGCGTTCGCCGGCCAGGCGCTCGACTTCATGCGCGCCAACGGCCGCAGCGTGTCGTTCGATCCGAACCTGCGGCCCTCGCTGTGGCCGTCGCAAGCCGTCATGGTCGAGCAGATCAACCGCCTGGCCGCCAAGGCGGACTGGGTGCTGCCCGGCCTGGGGGAAGGAAAAATTCTCACTGGCCACGATCTGCCGCACGACGTCGCCGGCTTTTATTTGCAGCAGGGCGCGCGCCTGGTGGTCGTCAAGCTGGGCGCCGAGGGCGCCTATTACCGCACGGCCGAGGGCGACAGCGGCATGGTGGCGGGCGAGCGCGTGGCCAACGTGGTCGACACGGTGGGCGCCGGCGACGGCTTCGCGGCTGGCCTGGTCAGCGCCTTGCTGGAAGGCTTGCCGCTGGCGCAGGCGGTAGGGCGCGGCAACCGGGTCGGCGCCTTCGCCATCCAGGTGGCCGGCGACATGGAAGGCTTGCCGACCCGCGCCCAGCTCGACGCGCTGGACCCATCTTGA
- a CDS encoding amino acid ABC transporter permease: MPYEFHFELVMQSLDRLLWGAALTIRLSALSMVLGLAVGVCAAVILKNGPAYARAVVRAYVEVIRSTPFLVQLFIIYFGLPSLGLQLDANGAALVAMTVNLGAYAAEIVRAGIGAVHPSQLEAAQALGMTRWQVMRHVVLLPALEKVYPALASQFTLMMLASSVVSAISAEELTAAAHLLDSETFRSFEIYIVVMVLYIVLALLFRFSFWVLGQIVFKRRRRLGAVRMGA, translated from the coding sequence ATGCCGTATGAATTTCATTTCGAACTCGTCATGCAATCGCTGGACCGCCTGTTGTGGGGCGCGGCGCTGACGATACGCCTGAGCGCCCTGTCCATGGTGCTGGGGCTGGCGGTGGGCGTGTGCGCCGCCGTCATCCTGAAGAACGGTCCCGCCTATGCCCGCGCAGTGGTGCGCGCGTATGTCGAGGTGATCCGCAGCACGCCATTCCTGGTGCAGCTGTTCATCATCTACTTCGGCTTGCCGTCGCTGGGCTTGCAGCTCGACGCCAACGGCGCCGCGCTCGTGGCCATGACGGTCAACCTCGGTGCTTATGCTGCCGAGATCGTGCGCGCCGGCATCGGCGCCGTGCATCCGTCGCAGCTGGAGGCGGCCCAGGCCCTGGGCATGACGCGCTGGCAGGTGATGCGCCACGTGGTGCTGCTGCCGGCGCTGGAAAAAGTGTATCCGGCGCTGGCCAGCCAGTTCACCTTGATGATGCTGGCATCGAGTGTCGTGTCGGCCATTTCCGCCGAGGAGCTGACCGCCGCCGCCCACCTGCTCGACTCGGAAACCTTCCGCAGCTTCGAGATCTACATCGTCGTGATGGTGCTGTACATCGTGCTGGCCCTGCTGTTCCGCTTCAGTTTCTGGGTACTGGGCCAGATCGTTTTCAAACGCCGCCGCCGTCTGGGCGCGGTGCGCATGGGAGCATGA
- a CDS encoding 2-hydroxyacid dehydrogenase, with amino-acid sequence MKKHVLVYKKLAEPLLARLRAECEVTYFESIDAGNRAAFAAAIRGAHGLLGASVRLDRELLDPALGLHIISTISVGVDQFDVDYLRERGILLANTPDVLTETTADTIFALILASARRVVELAEFVKAGRWTRSVGESQYGVNVHGKTIGMLGMGRIGRAVARRAALGFGMQVLYVNGEAVPEVEAALGARQVALDDLLAGSDFVCVVLPLTAQTERMMGRREFALMRPGAIFINGSRGRIVDEAALIEALQQGTIHGAGLDVFEREPLAPDNPLPHMANVVALPHIGSATHETRYAMAQQAVDNLLAGLRGERPRHLVG; translated from the coding sequence GTGAAAAAACATGTGCTTGTCTATAAAAAGCTGGCCGAACCGCTGCTGGCGCGCTTGCGCGCCGAATGCGAGGTGACGTACTTCGAGTCTATCGATGCGGGCAACCGCGCCGCGTTCGCGGCCGCCATCCGCGGCGCGCACGGTTTACTGGGCGCCAGCGTGCGCCTGGACCGCGAACTGCTGGACCCGGCCTTGGGCCTGCACATCATTTCCACCATTTCGGTGGGCGTCGACCAGTTCGACGTCGATTACCTGCGCGAACGGGGTATCTTGCTGGCCAATACGCCGGACGTGCTGACGGAAACGACGGCCGACACGATCTTCGCGCTGATCCTCGCCAGCGCGCGGCGCGTCGTCGAACTGGCCGAATTCGTCAAGGCCGGACGGTGGACGCGCAGTGTGGGTGAAAGCCAGTACGGCGTCAACGTGCACGGCAAGACCATCGGCATGCTGGGCATGGGCCGCATCGGCCGCGCCGTCGCCCGCCGTGCCGCGCTGGGTTTCGGCATGCAGGTGCTGTACGTGAACGGCGAGGCGGTGCCCGAGGTGGAGGCGGCGCTGGGCGCGCGCCAGGTGGCGCTCGACGATTTGCTGGCCGGCTCCGATTTCGTCTGCGTCGTGCTGCCGCTGACGGCGCAGACGGAACGCATGATGGGCCGGCGCGAATTCGCGCTGATGCGCCCCGGCGCCATCTTCATCAACGGCTCGCGCGGGCGCATCGTCGACGAGGCGGCGCTGATCGAGGCGCTGCAGCAGGGCACCATTCACGGCGCCGGTCTCGACGTGTTCGAGCGCGAACCGCTGGCGCCGGACAATCCGCTGCCGCACATGGCCAACGTGGTGGCGTTGCCGCACATCGGCTCGGCCACGCACGAAACGCGCTACGCCATGGCGCAGCAGGCCGTGGACAACCTGCTGGCCGGTTTGCGCGGCGAGCGTCCGCGCCACCTGGTCGGCTAA
- a CDS encoding sugar phosphate isomerase/epimerase family protein: protein MSPVLVAASAYGASRVRQLGQSHFIDVVADAGGAGIEIRRELFTSDLPDLARMGAAVAARGLYCVYSTPIELWDADGRLQHELLRQMLDEAARLGARYLKVSLGHYPAAPDLPALKAQLEAASVALLVENDQTAHGGKLATMARFLAAARDIGLPVGLTFDIGNWRWVGEDAQQAARLLAPYVRYVHCKAVLDDGGRLSACAVSDTDPSWRAVFAHFAPGVQRAIEFPLEGADLVAETGRYIQILEAA from the coding sequence GTGAGCCCCGTCCTGGTGGCGGCGTCGGCCTACGGCGCAAGCAGGGTAAGGCAGCTGGGGCAAAGCCATTTCATCGACGTGGTGGCCGATGCGGGCGGCGCCGGCATCGAGATCCGCCGCGAACTGTTCACCTCCGACTTGCCGGACCTGGCGCGCATGGGCGCGGCGGTGGCCGCGCGCGGCCTGTACTGCGTGTATTCCACGCCCATCGAATTGTGGGATGCGGACGGACGGTTGCAACACGAACTGCTGCGGCAGATGCTGGACGAGGCGGCGCGCCTGGGCGCGCGCTACCTGAAGGTGTCGCTGGGCCATTACCCGGCCGCGCCGGACTTGCCGGCCTTGAAGGCCCAGCTGGAGGCAGCATCCGTGGCGCTGCTGGTGGAAAACGACCAGACGGCCCACGGCGGCAAGCTCGCGACGATGGCGCGCTTCCTGGCGGCGGCGCGCGACATCGGGCTGCCCGTGGGGCTGACCTTCGATATCGGCAACTGGCGCTGGGTGGGCGAGGATGCGCAGCAGGCGGCGCGCCTGCTGGCGCCGTACGTGCGCTACGTGCACTGCAAGGCGGTTCTTGACGACGGGGGGCGCTTGTCCGCGTGTGCCGTTTCCGACACCGATCCATCCTGGCGCGCCGTCTTCGCGCACTTTGCGCCGGGCGTGCAGCGGGCCATCGAGTTCCCGCTCGAGGGCGCCGACCTGGTGGCCGAAACGGGCCGCTACATTCAAATTCTGGAGGCCGCATGA
- a CDS encoding porin has translation MKNKVARAIIIGAGACGGLCCAQSNVTMYGIADLGVVSENGGPGGRVLKVTSGIANGSRLGFKGSDDLGGGMTAIFTMDAGILADTGASAQGGLLFGRQAFVGLAGAAGTLRLGRQYTFIDSSLGALDPFYLGFAGRMSNVFTAGYISRVDNSITYSSPVRGGLSGELAYGFGEVPGDASAKRYAGAAATYATGPLYVRMAHQDANTLSSALVAGRARNTVLGATWDFGVVKAHGAVAVSKSTAGAATTVDSADLMLGATVPVWPHRVLFSYVRRDDRRAANGDASQIGIGYTYALSKRSTLYAAYAHIDNRNGAAYVVGNATDNGTGNQAWNLGLRHTF, from the coding sequence ATGAAGAACAAGGTAGCAAGGGCAATCATCATCGGCGCGGGCGCTTGCGGCGGCCTGTGTTGCGCGCAGTCGAACGTGACCATGTATGGCATCGCGGACCTGGGCGTGGTATCCGAGAACGGTGGCCCAGGGGGCAGGGTGCTCAAGGTGACGAGCGGCATCGCCAACGGCTCGCGGCTCGGTTTCAAGGGCAGCGACGACCTGGGCGGCGGCATGACGGCGATCTTTACGATGGATGCGGGCATCCTGGCCGACACGGGCGCTTCGGCCCAGGGTGGCCTGCTGTTCGGACGTCAGGCCTTCGTCGGCCTCGCCGGCGCGGCGGGCACCTTGCGTCTGGGGCGCCAGTACACCTTCATCGACAGCAGCCTGGGGGCGCTGGATCCGTTTTACCTGGGTTTTGCGGGCAGGATGAGCAATGTCTTCACGGCCGGCTACATCAGCCGGGTCGACAACAGCATTACCTACAGTTCGCCCGTGCGCGGGGGACTCTCCGGCGAGCTGGCGTACGGCTTCGGCGAAGTGCCGGGCGACGCGTCGGCCAAACGCTACGCGGGCGCGGCGGCCACCTATGCCACCGGGCCGCTGTACGTGCGCATGGCGCACCAGGACGCGAACACGCTGTCCTCCGCGCTGGTGGCGGGCAGGGCGCGCAACACGGTGCTGGGCGCCACCTGGGACTTCGGCGTGGTCAAGGCGCATGGCGCCGTCGCCGTCAGCAAGAGCACGGCGGGCGCCGCCACCACGGTCGACAGCGCGGACCTGATGCTGGGCGCCACCGTGCCTGTCTGGCCGCACAGAGTCCTGTTCTCGTACGTGCGGCGCGACGACCGGCGCGCCGCCAACGGCGACGCTTCCCAGATCGGCATCGGCTACACCTACGCGCTGTCGAAGCGCAGCACCTTATATGCGGCCTACGCGCACATCGACAACCGCAATGGCGCCGCCTATGTGGTGGGCAACGCCACCGACAACGGCACCGGCAACCAGGCCTGGAACCTGGGCCTGCGCCACACTTTTTAA
- a CDS encoding LacI family DNA-binding transcriptional regulator — MDSVRGSKKTLSGEPARPVTIAQVAREAGVSKTSVSRFLGGELDALSENIRQQITSTIARLGYQPNQMARGLKRGRTRLIGMVVADMLNPYTVAVLQGVEAACQQHGYTLILCNTGNDEQRERQSLAALRSYSVEGLIVNTQGRNIESSDLQQAGMPIVLVDRRIEGADFDLVGLDNVQAGRLATAHLIEQGFDAIAFIAPPLTGVSSRLMRAEGFQSVMAEHPACVGEVLAVDLDDRPSIDAQVRECLAQWRGRRVALLASNGMVALELALMLQRLALRMPQDVGLLGFDELPWSPLAGLSTIEQQTYEIGFTAMTCMLSRLQGEQCPPREVLLPGKLIVRNSTRGGD, encoded by the coding sequence TTGGATTCAGTACGCGGCAGCAAAAAAACCCTCTCCGGCGAGCCGGCACGGCCCGTGACCATCGCCCAGGTGGCGCGCGAGGCGGGCGTGTCGAAGACGAGCGTGTCGCGCTTTCTCGGCGGTGAGCTCGACGCCCTGTCCGAGAATATCCGCCAGCAGATCACCAGCACCATCGCGCGCCTCGGCTACCAGCCGAACCAGATGGCGCGCGGCCTCAAGCGGGGACGCACGCGCCTGATTGGCATGGTCGTGGCGGACATGCTTAATCCCTACACGGTGGCCGTGCTGCAAGGCGTGGAAGCGGCTTGCCAGCAACATGGCTATACCTTGATTCTGTGTAATACCGGCAATGACGAACAGCGCGAACGCCAGTCGCTGGCCGCGCTGCGCTCGTACAGCGTGGAAGGGCTGATCGTCAACACGCAGGGGCGCAACATCGAGTCGTCCGACTTGCAGCAGGCGGGCATGCCCATCGTGCTGGTCGACCGCCGCATCGAGGGCGCCGATTTCGACCTGGTGGGCCTGGACAATGTGCAGGCGGGCCGCCTGGCTACCGCGCATCTGATCGAGCAGGGTTTCGATGCCATCGCCTTTATCGCGCCGCCATTGACGGGCGTCAGTTCGCGCCTGATGCGCGCCGAGGGTTTCCAGTCCGTGATGGCCGAGCATCCGGCTTGCGTGGGCGAAGTGCTGGCGGTGGACCTGGACGACCGACCCTCCATCGACGCGCAGGTGCGGGAGTGCCTGGCGCAGTGGCGCGGCCGCCGCGTGGCGCTGCTGGCCTCGAACGGCATGGTGGCGCTGGAACTGGCGCTGATGCTGCAGCGCCTGGCATTGCGCATGCCGCAGGACGTGGGCTTGCTGGGTTTTGATGAATTGCCATGGTCGCCGCTGGCGGGCCTGAGCACGATCGAGCAGCAGACCTATGAAATCGGCTTTACTGCGATGACGTGCATGCTGTCGCGCCTGCAGGGCGAGCAATGCCCGCCGCGCGAGGTGCTGTTGCCAGGCAAGCTGATCGTGCGCAACTCCACCCGGGGCGGCGACTGA
- the ppnN gene encoding nucleotide 5'-monophosphate nucleosidase PpnN — MEHDVIDTLVSPEGRLDVLSKTEVNKLLDTSQGGLYNTFRRCALAVLNCGSTIDDGRALLERYQSFEISIIQRERGIKLDIKGAPAIAFVDGKMIKGIHEHLFAVLRDIIFVSDEVTGNPKFDLQSTEGVTDAVFHILRNANVLQTQLNPNLVVCWGGHSINRAEYNYSKEVGYQLGLRGLDICTGCGPGAMKGPMKGATIGHAKQRLHNGRYLGITEPGIIAAESPNPIVNDLVIMPDIEKRLEAFVRAGHGIVVFPGGAGTAEEILYILGILLHPDNAEIPFPLIFTGPETSREYFVQINQFIHDTLGPEAQQRYKIIIDDPELVAREMLEGIRQVREFRKAHSDAYYFNWLLKIDHEFQKPFHPTHENMRNLSLHKNQPTHLLAAQLRRAFSGVVAGNVKDDGIRSIEEHGNFEIHGDKSIAGPMDALLASFVAQHRMKLAGTAYVPCYTVVQ, encoded by the coding sequence ATGGAACACGACGTTATCGATACTCTGGTTTCACCGGAAGGCCGCCTGGACGTGCTCTCCAAGACTGAAGTCAACAAACTGCTCGACACCAGCCAGGGTGGCCTGTACAACACTTTCCGCCGCTGCGCGCTGGCGGTCCTGAATTGCGGCAGCACCATCGACGATGGCCGCGCCCTGCTTGAGCGCTACCAGTCGTTTGAAATTTCCATCATCCAGCGCGAGCGCGGCATCAAGCTCGACATCAAGGGCGCGCCAGCCATCGCCTTTGTCGACGGCAAGATGATCAAGGGCATCCACGAGCACCTGTTCGCCGTGCTGCGCGACATCATCTTCGTCAGCGATGAAGTGACGGGCAACCCGAAATTCGACTTGCAGAGCACGGAAGGCGTGACGGACGCCGTCTTCCACATCCTGCGCAACGCCAACGTGCTGCAAACCCAGCTCAACCCGAACCTGGTCGTGTGCTGGGGCGGCCACTCGATCAACCGCGCCGAATACAATTATTCGAAGGAAGTGGGCTACCAGCTGGGCTTGCGCGGCCTCGACATCTGCACCGGCTGCGGCCCCGGCGCCATGAAGGGCCCCATGAAGGGCGCCACCATCGGCCACGCCAAGCAGCGTTTGCACAATGGCCGCTATCTCGGCATCACCGAGCCGGGCATCATCGCGGCCGAGTCGCCGAACCCTATCGTCAATGACCTGGTCATCATGCCGGACATCGAAAAGCGCCTGGAAGCGTTCGTGCGCGCCGGCCACGGCATCGTTGTGTTCCCTGGCGGCGCGGGCACGGCCGAAGAGATTTTGTATATTCTCGGCATCCTGCTGCACCCGGACAACGCGGAAATTCCCTTCCCGCTGATCTTCACGGGGCCGGAGACCTCCCGCGAGTATTTCGTGCAGATCAACCAGTTCATCCACGACACCCTGGGCCCGGAAGCACAGCAGCGTTATAAAATCATCATCGACGACCCGGAACTGGTGGCGCGCGAGATGCTCGAAGGCATCCGCCAGGTGCGCGAATTCCGCAAGGCGCACAGCGACGCGTATTACTTCAATTGGCTCTTGAAGATCGACCATGAGTTTCAGAAGCCGTTCCACCCCACGCATGAAAACATGCGCAACCTGAGCCTGCACAAGAACCAGCCCACGCACTTGCTGGCGGCCCAGTTGCGCCGCGCGTTTTCCGGCGTGGTGGCGGGTAACGTCAAGGATGACGGCATCCGCTCGATCGAAGAGCACGGCAACTTCGAGATCCACGGCGACAAATCCATCGCCGGCCCCATGGATGCGTTGCTCGCTTCCTTCGTGGCGCAGCACCGCATGAAACTGGCGGGTACGGCATACGTGCCTTGCTACACCGTCGTCCAGTAA
- a CDS encoding Gfo/Idh/MocA family protein: MKKIGWILVGASTVAREWMVDAIGQQGDAEVLAVVSRDAARGAAFAEQFGIAASYTDLDAALAHPGADAVYISTTNELHMAQTLQAARAGKHVLCEKPLALNLDDARRMVDGCAEAGVVLGINHHLRNAASHGKVRELIRAGDIGQPLYGRVLHANNLPQHLRGWRLDAPESGGVTLDMFVHDVDTLRFLLDSEPRHVTACATSGGMTVAGLEEGLMAVIEFDNGTLVQVHDAFNAPHSLSGVEIIGTKGTIFATGVMTQRPVGTISLTREAGSIDIPVEHENLYVRSVRAFQRAMRGEGQPAATGDDGMRALATALAAQQASRSHQRVTLAG; encoded by the coding sequence ATGAAGAAAATCGGATGGATACTGGTCGGCGCCAGCACCGTGGCGCGCGAATGGATGGTCGACGCAATCGGCCAGCAGGGCGACGCCGAAGTGCTGGCCGTGGTCAGCCGGGACGCCGCGCGCGGCGCCGCCTTTGCCGAACAATTCGGCATCGCCGCCAGCTACACGGACCTCGACGCGGCGCTCGCGCATCCGGGCGCGGACGCCGTGTACATCAGCACCACCAACGAGTTGCACATGGCGCAGACCTTGCAGGCGGCGCGCGCCGGCAAACACGTGCTGTGCGAAAAGCCGCTGGCGCTGAACCTGGACGACGCCCGCCGCATGGTCGACGGCTGTGCCGAAGCGGGCGTGGTGCTGGGGATTAACCACCACCTGCGCAACGCGGCCAGCCACGGCAAGGTGCGCGAGCTGATACGCGCCGGCGATATCGGCCAGCCCCTGTATGGCCGCGTGCTGCACGCGAATAACCTGCCGCAGCATCTGCGCGGCTGGCGCCTGGACGCGCCGGAGTCGGGTGGCGTCACGCTCGACATGTTCGTGCACGACGTCGACACCTTGCGCTTCCTGCTCGACTCGGAGCCGCGCCACGTCACGGCCTGCGCCACCAGCGGCGGCATGACGGTGGCCGGGCTGGAAGAGGGTCTGATGGCCGTCATCGAGTTCGACAACGGCACGCTGGTGCAGGTGCATGACGCGTTCAACGCGCCGCATTCGCTGTCCGGCGTGGAAATCATCGGCACGAAGGGCACCATCTTCGCCACCGGCGTGATGACGCAGCGCCCCGTCGGCACCATCAGCCTGACGCGCGAGGCCGGCAGCATCGACATCCCCGTCGAGCATGAAAACCTGTACGTGCGCTCGGTGCGCGCCTTCCAGCGCGCCATGCGCGGCGAAGGGCAGCCGGCCGCCACCGGCGACGACGGCATGCGCGCGCTGGCCACGGCATTGGCGGCGCAGCAGGCCAGCCGCAGCCACCAGCGCGTGACCCTGGCCGGCTGA